A genomic segment from Carassius auratus strain Wakin chromosome 25, ASM336829v1, whole genome shotgun sequence encodes:
- the muc2.1 gene encoding mucin-2, with protein sequence MDWRASTVCTLLLVLTGIQVDSKTVYPSNHGNNVCSMWGNFHFKTFDGDLYQFPGMCEYNLVSDCQSLIRQFSVHVKRTEHSTGPKISRVSISINDIGVEFTEEQVVVNGEKVTLPVHVAGILVEENTIYTRLYSKMGITVMWNKEDAVMVELDSKYSNQTCGLCGDFNGVPVYSEFIESGRRVGYAEFGNMHRVPNPTHVCEDPFESDDEENVVDKCEKFRANCADLLEDEKWSSCSWVLNPEPYIKACMNDICSSQPEDEDTSTSALCATLSEYSRQCSHSGGTPPSWRTANFCAMKCPYNMVHSESGSPCMDTCSHKDTNELCEEHNIDGCFCPPGTVFDDISNTGCIPAEKCQCKHDRVYSSGEILRKDEEECICEEGNWICTTIPGPGLCTVEEGSHFTTFDGKEFTFHGDCNYVLSKDCKESKFIILGLIVPCFSHQTDTCLKSVVVLFDNDMKNPLIIKADGTVQHNAEISLPYITADFTVFMPSSFHIMLQTTFGLQVQVQLVPLMQVYITVDQSFQGKTCGICGNFNKVLSDDLTTPQGMVEGTAVSFANAWKAQSNCPDRAERLDDPCSYSSDSEHFAEYWCSKMKDKESLFAKCHNTVNPDSYYKRCKYSSCTCEKSEDCLCTVFSSYARACAAKGIMLQGWRDIVCKKYTENCPASQNYSYELQNCQRTCLSLVSERQSCSVDFVPVDGCACPEGLYQDENGLCVPMEKCPCYNNGQKIHPGKSVTIREEHCVCMNGKLHCRSWKTQILGCSPPKVFFNCSTAAPDEHGLGCAKTCLQQEVDCFSLDCQSGCQCPFGLLDDGRGHCVKPDNCPCKHDGQYYAPGAEITIDCNQCTCKRGKWKCTHYKCPGICTIYGSGHYRTFDQRRFGFRGDCSYIAAQDKCGDKTGNFRVITENMPCGTTGTTCSKAVKILLGRTLLLLSDGIVTPIDTESGPNIEYTKRNIGMYLVIDANIGLTVLWDRKTTVRIILQPQHMGDVCGLCGNFNGNGKDDFTTQGNLPTSNVLEFVDSWKVSSICPDSKPDYNPCHETPNRETWAKIQCSIIKDIKGPFIVCHKKVDPNPYYENCVKDSCACDTGGDCECFCTAVAAYAQACNEADVCVNWRTPEICPVYCDYYNNGTEDCTWHYSPCHTPCYKTCLNLNGTCSDNSLPHLEGCYPKCPEDKPIFDEQKQMCVMECIPSTTTPTPTTTTKSTTTTPEPTTSSPEPTTSSTPTPTATTMSNTTTTGPTTSSTPTPTTTTMSTTTTPEPITSSTPTPTTTTESSTTTSCMICWWTDWFNVYNPAVGGGDDLETYKNIAESGKEICEEPIDIECRAVGQPDMSFDDYINHSNQVAHCNVSYGLVCKKEQQNSRPYKCVDYEIRVYCCIPCSSTTSSTPTTTTTTKSTTTTPEPTTSSTPTPTTTTSTTTTPEGDTSSTPTPTTTTTSTTTTTTTPEPTTLSTPTPTTTTSTTTTPEGDTSSTPTPTTTTTTEPTTSPTHTPTTTTTSTTTTPEPTTSSTPTTTTTKSTTTTPEPTTSSTPTTPEPTTSSTPTPTTTTKSTTTTPEPTTSSTPTPTISTKSTTTTTTKPTTSSTPTPTTTTTPEPTTSSTPTPTTTTSTTTTPEGDTSSTPTPTTTTTSTTTTEPTTSPTHTPTTTTTSTTTTPEPTTSSTPTTTTTKSTTTTPEPTTSSTPTTPEPTTSSTPTPTTTTKSTTTTPEPTTSSTPTPTISTKSTTTTTTKPTTSSTPTPTTTTTPEPTTSSTPTQTTTKLTTTTPEPTTSSTPTPTITTKSTTTPEPTTSSIPTTTTTTKSTTTTPEPTTSSTPTPTTTTSTTTTPEGDTSSTPTPATTTTSTTTTTTTPEPTTSSTPTPTTTTSTTTTPEGDTSSTPTPTTTTTSTTTTEPTTSSIPTTTTTTKSTTTTPEPTTSSTPTPTTTTSTTTTPEGDTSSTPTPTTTTTSTTTTTTTPEPTTSSTPTPTTTTTSTTTTEPTTSPTHTPTTTTTSTTTTPEPTTSSTPTTTTTKSTTRTPEPTTSSTPTPTTTTSTTTTPEPTTSSTPTPTTTTKPTTTTPEPTTSSTPTPTISTKSTTTTTTKPTTSSTPTPTTTTTPEPTTSSTPTPTTTTTKSTTTPEPTTSSTPTPTTTTSTTTTPEPTTSSTPTPTTTTKSTTTPEPTTSSTPTPTTSTASTTATPEPTTSSTPTPTTTQSRSTTETISVVTGETITPGSQVSETTPTPPYDCPEWDKNTNETFYLCDCYMARCIEDNIIEIIPFECPPLQNITCENGKEPVLVYDEHGCCQYYACDCFCEGWGDPHYITFDGHFYSYQGNCTYVLMEEIRPKFHLAIYIDSVYCDPVERVSCPRSIIVSYNKLVITLTNHNLIGGADLEVFENNVKIPLPHARNGVRIVSSGLDLILSIPLLGVNITFGATGFGVNLPFQLFGNNTQGHCGTCNNNKADDCMIPGGILVDDCAVMADYWPASGVNGDICTPPTALPPVGGDKPTSKPCPVNPDCNLLKSEVFEACHSHMSPDNFFTACEYDSCHMSNPAVVCTSLQTYARSCSQLGICIHWRNYTNLCNIECPEDKVFNPCGPAEPQTCADIPGQNTIKVPTEGCFCPDGSLLFNKESGVCVNKCGCLDASGTPREFDEVFEYNCEECICEKASKSINCKPKKCADVNPASCSEPGFVLVNVTDPSDPCCSKQVCNCDVNMCPPMDTKCAVGYAPVLEVPDGKCCPVIRCEPKKVCVHKNVEYQPGTDIPVVDCQECSCTWDVDPKTQFFKINCGFVQCNEKCDPGYEYLDTNPDDCCGKCVQTHCIVSINGVDHILKEGETLPSTNQGCDRITCTKVNGQFITNKHTVQCPPFNITNCQPGTVQLSSDGCCKVCSDQIKGCQVQTVLDYINHNDCQSEKKMDLTFCGGDCASFSRYTEPGLSACTCCQATRSSNRTVNLGCINGDTVAYMYIHVEECACRRTNCHRPGVGHILIEDSQRKRSLGLP encoded by the exons ATGGACTGGAGAGCATCTACAGTCTGCACACTGCTTCTGGTCCTTACCGGCATTCAGGTTGATTCAAAGACAG TCTATCCCAGCAACCATGGCAACAACGTCTGTAGCATGTGGGGAAACTTCCACTTCAAGACGTTCGATGGAGACCTGTATCAGTTCCCAGGGATGTGCGAGTATAACCTGGTCTCCGACTGCCAAAGCCTCATCCGCCAGTTCTCAGTTCACGTGAAGAGAACAGAACACAGCACTGGCCCAAAGATCAGCAGGGTGTCCATTTCCATCAATGACATTGGCGTTGAGTTCACAGAGGAACAGGTCGTGGTCAATGGAGAAAA AGTAACGCTGCCCGTGCATGTCGCAGGGATCCTTGTGGAAGAGAACACAATTTACACCAGACTCTATTCCAAAATGGGCATCACTGTCATGTGGAACAAAGAGGATGCTGTTATG GTGGAACTAGACTCCAAATATTCCAATCAGACTTGTGGACTGTGTGGTGACTTCAATGGAGTTCCAGTTTATAGTGAATTCATTGAATCTG GACGGAGGGTTGGCTATGCTGAGTTCGGTAATATGCACAGAGTTCCCAACCCAACACACGTCTGTGAAGATCCTTTTGAAAGCGACGATGAGGAAAATGTGGTTGACAAATGTGAAAAATTT CGGGCAAATTGTGCAGATCTTTTGGAGGATGAAAAGTGGTCTTCTTGTAGCTGGGTTTTGAACCCAGAGCCATATATCAAGGCCTGTATGAATGATATTTGCTCGAGCCAACCTGAAGATGAAGACACCAGCACCTCTGCGCTTTGTGCGACTTTGTCTGAATATTCACGTCAGTGCTCTCATTCCGGAGGAACTCCACCGTCCTGGAGGACAGCAAACTTCTGTG CCATGAAGTGCCCCTACAATATGGTACATTCTGAAAGTGGCTCTCCCTGTATGGACACATgctcacacaaagacacaaatgaACTGTGTGAGGAACACAACATTGATGGATGCTTTTGCCCGCCAG GAACTGTGTTCGATGACATCTCAAACACGGGCTGCATCCCAGCAGAAAAGTGTCAGTGCAAGCATGACCGTGTCTACAGCTCAGGAGAGATCCTACGCAAAGATGAGGAAGAATG TATATGTGAGGAGGGAAACTGGATCTGTACAACTATTCCCGGCCCTGGCCTGTGCACAGTAGAGGAAGGATCTCACTTCACCACCTTTGACGGGAAAGAATTCACTTTCCATGGAGATTGCAACTATGTGCTCTCAAAA GACTGTAAGGAGTCCAAGTTCATCATATTAGGTCTGATTGTTCCATGTTTTAGTCATCAAACTGACACCTGTTTAAAGTCTGTTGTGGTGCTGTTTGACAACGACATGAAAAAT CCTCTGATTATTAAAGCTGATGGGACAGTACAACACAATGCAGAAATTTCACTTCCTTACATAACAG CTGACTTCACGGTGTTCATGCCATCATCGTTTCACATCATGCTTCAGACCACCTTTGGGCTGCAGGTGCAGGTACAGCTGGTGCCTCTCATGCAGGTCTACATCACTGTGGACCAAAGCTTCCAGGGCAAGACTTGCG GTATCTGTGGAAATTTTAACAAAGTGCTGTCAGATGACCTGACGACCCCTCAAGGAATGGTGGAGGGTACCGCTGTTTCCTTCGCAAATGCCTGGAAAGCCCAATCCAACTGCCCCGACCGTGCTGAGAGACTGGACGACCCCTGCTCCTACAGCAGTGACAGCG AGCACTTCGCTGAGTACTGGTGTTCCAAGATGAAGGACAAGGAGAGCCTTTTTGCCAAATGTCACAACACTGTCAATCCAGACAGCTACTACAAA AGATGCAAATACTCCAGCTGTACCTGTGAGAAGAGTGAGGACTGTCTGTGTACAGTGTTCTCCTCGTATGCCCGAGCATGTGCAGCTAAAGGAATAATGCTCCAAGGCTGGAGAGACATCGTGTGCA AGAAATATACAGAGAATTGCCCGGCCTCCCAGAACTACTCCTATGAGCTGCAGAACTGTCAGCGTACCTGTCTGTCTCTCGTCTCTGAGCGCCAAAGCTGCAGCGTTGACTTTGTGCCCGTTGACGGATGCGCATGTCCAGAGGGACTCTACCAGGATGAGAACGGACTGTGTGTACCTATGGAAAAATGCCCATGTTACAACAACGGACAGAAAATTCATCCCGGCAAGTCTGTCACCATTAGGGAAGAACACTG TGTTTGCATGAATGGAAAACTTCATTGTCGTTCCTGGAAAACCCAAATTCTGG GATGTTCCCCTCCGAAGGTTTTCTTCAACTGCAGTACAGCAGCTCCAGATGAACATGGACTGGGGTGTGCAAAGACATGTTTGCAACAGGAAGTTGACTGT TTCTCACTGGACTGTCAGTCTGGCTGCCAGTGTCCTTTTGGTCTATTGGATGATGGGAGAGGGCACTGTGTTAAACCGGACAACTGCCCGTGTAAACATGATGGACAGTATTATGCACCAGGAGCTGAGATAACCATAGATTGCAATCAATG CACCTGCAAACGGGGAAAATGGAAATGTACACATTATAAGTGTCCAGGCATATGCACCATTTACGGCAGTGGACATTATAGAACTTTTGATCAGCGAAGATTCGGCTTTAGGGGAGATTGCAGTTATATTGCTGCTCAG GACAAGTGTGGAGATAAAACTGGCAACTTTCGTGTGATCACTGAGAATATGCCTTGTGGAACAACAGGAACCACTTGTTCAAAGGCTGTCAAGATTCTTTTGGGG AGGACTTTGCTGCTGCTTTCTGATGGAATTGTAACACCCATTGATACTGAAAGTGGTCCAAACATCGAGTACACTAAGAGGAACATTGGGATGTACCTTGTCATTGATGCTAACATTGGACTGACAGTTTTGTGGGACCGCAAAACCACCGTCCGCATCATTCTGCAACCTCAGCACATG GGAGACGTTTGTGGTCTGTGTGGAAATTTCAATGGAAATGGAAAAGATGACTTTACCACCCAGGGAAATTTGCCAACTTCAAATGTCCTGGAGTTTGTAGACAGCTGGAAAGTGTCGAGCATTTGCCCGGATTCAAAACCAGACTACAACCCATGTCATGAGACCCCCAATCGAGAGACATGGGCAAAAATACAATGTAGCATCATCAAGGACATCAAGGGTCCATTCATAGTGTGCCATAAAAAG GTGGATCCAAACCCATATTATGAGAACTGTGTGAAGGACTCATGTGCATGTGACACAGGTGGAGATTGTGAGTGCTTCTGTACAGCTGTTGCAGCTTACGCTCAAGCCTGCAATGAAGCAGATGTTTGTGTGAACTGGAGAACACCTGAGATCTGCC CTGTGTACTGTGACTACTACAATAACGGAACGGAAGATTGCACATGGCATTACAGTCCTTGTCATACACCTTGCTACAAAACCTGTCTCAACCTTAATGGTACCTGCAGTGATAACAGTTTACCCCATCTGGAAG gaTGTTATCCAAAATGTCCAGAGGATAAGCCTATTTTTGATGAGCAAAAACAGATGTGTGTGATGGAATGTATACCTTCCACAACTACCCCTACACCAACAACTACCACAAAGTCTACTACAACAACGCCAGAACCAACCACATCATCACCAGAACCTACTACATCATCCACCCCTACACCAACAGCTACAACAATGTCTAATACAACAACAACAGGACCTACCACATCATCCACCCCTACACCGACAACTACTACAATGTCTACTACTACAACACCTGAACCTATAACATCATCTACACCCACACCGACAACTACCACAGAATCCTCCACTACAACATCATGTATGATATGTTGGTGGACTGACTGGTTTAACGTATATAATCCTGCAGTAGGAGGAGGTGATGACTTGGAGACTTATAAAAACATTGCAGAAAGTGGAAAAGAGATCTGCGAAGAGCCAATAGATATTGAATGTAGGGCTGTGGGCCAACCTGACATGAGCTTTGATGATTATATTAATCATTCAAATCAAGTTGCCCATTGCAATGTTTCATATGGATTGGTGTGTAAGAAAGAACAACAGAATTCCCGGCCGTATAAATGTGTTGACTATGAAATACGTGTTTACTGCTGTATCCCTTGTTCAAGTACCACATCATCTACTCCTACAACAACAACTACCACAAA GTCAACTACAACAACACCAGAACCTACCACATCATCTACACCTACACCAACAACTACTACGTCTACTACTACAACACCAGAAGGTGACACATCATCTACCCCTACACCGACAACTACTACAACATCTactacaacaactacaacaacaccaGAACCTACCACATTATCTACACCTACACCAACAACTACTACGTCTACTACTACAACACCAGAAGGTGACACATCATCTACCCCTACACCGACaactactacaacaacagaaCCTACCACATCACCTACCCATACACCGACAACTACTACAACATCTActactacaacaccagaacctaCCACATCATCTACTCCAACAACAACTACCACAAAGTCAACTACAACAACACCGGAACCTACTACATCATCTACACCTACAACACCAGAACCTACAACTTCATCTACTCCTACaccgacaacaacaacaaagtctACTACAACAACACCAGAACCTACGACATCATCTACCCCTACACCAACAATTTCAACAAAGTCTActacaacaacaaccacaaaaccTACCACATCATCTACTCCTACaccaacaactacaacaacaccaGAACCTACCACATCATCTACACCTACACCAACAACTACTACGTCTACTACTACAACACCAGAAGGTGACACATCATCTACCCCTACACCGACAACTACTACAACATCTACTACAACAACAGAACCTACCACATCACCTACCCATACACCGACAACTACTACAACATCTActactacaacaccagaacctaCCACATCATCTACTCCAACAACAACTACCACAAAGTCAACTACAACAACACCGGAACCTACTACATCATCTACACCTACAACACCAGAACCTACAACTTCATCTACTCCTACaccgacaacaacaacaaagtctACTACAACAACACCAGAACCTACGACATCATCTACCCCTACACCAACAATTTCAACAAAGTCTActacaacaacaaccacaaaaccTACCACATCATCTACTCCTACaccaacaactacaacaacaccaGAACCTACCAC ATCATCTACCCCTACACAAACAACCACAAAGCTAACTACAACAACACCTGAACCTACCACATCATCCACCCCTACACCGACAATTACCACAAAGTCaactacaacaccagaacctaCCACATCATCTATTCCTACAACAACAACTACCACAAAGTCAACTACAACAACACCAGAACCTACCACATCATCTACACCTACACCAACAACTACTACGTCTACTACTACAACACCAGAAGGTGACACATCATCTACCCCTACACCGGCAACTACTACAACATCTactacaacaactacaacaacaccaGAACCTACTACATCATCTACACCTACACCAACAACTACTACATCTACTACTACTACACCAGAAGGTGACACATCATCTACCCCTACACCGACAACTACTACAACATCTACTACAACAACAGAACCTACCACATCATCTATTCCCACAACAACAACTACCACAAAGTCAACTACAACAACACCAGAACCTACCACATCATCTACACCTACACCAACAACTACTACGTCTACTACTACAACACCAGAAGGTGACACATCATCTACCCCTACACCGACAACTACTACAACATCTactacaacaactacaacaacaccaGAACCTACCACATCATCTACACCTACACCAACAACTACTACAACATCTACTACAACAACAGAACCTACCACATCACCTACCCATACACCGACAACTACTACAACATCTActactacaacaccagaacctaCCACATCATCTACTCCAACAACAACTACCACAAAGTCAACTACAAGAACACCGGAACCTACTACATCATCTACACCTACACCAACAACTACTACATCTActactacaacaccagaacctaCAACTTCATCTACTCCTACaccgacaacaacaacaaagcctACTACAACAACACCAGAACCTACCACATCATCTACCCCTACACCAACAATTTCAACAAAGTCTActacaacaacaaccacaaaaccTACCACATCATCTACTCCTACaccaacaactacaacaacaccaGAACCTACCACATCATCTACTCCTACaccgacaacaacaacaacaaagtctactacaacaccagaacctaCCACGTCATCTACCCCTACACCAACAACTACTACATCTActactacaacaccagaacctaCCACATCATCTACTCCTACaccgacaacaacaacaaagtctactacaacaccagaacctaCCACATCATCTACCCCTACACCGACAACTTCTACAGCATCTACTACAGCAACACCAGAACCAACAACATCATCTACCCCTACACCAACAACAACACAGTCTAGATCAACAACTGAAACAATAAGTGTTGTTACTGGAGAAACAATAACACCTGGATCACAAGTTTCAGAAACAACACCAACTCCACCTTACGACTGTCCAGAAtgggacaaaaat ACCAATGAGACCTTCTACTTATGTGACTGCTATATGGCGAGGTGCATAGAAGACAACATCATCGAAATTATCCCATTTGAATGCCCTCCACTGCAGAACATCACCTGTGAAAATGGCAAAGAACCAGTGCTTGTCTATGATGAGCATGGCTGCTGCCAATATTATGCATGTGACT GCTTTTGTGAAGGCTGGGGTGACCCGCATTACATCACATTTGATGGACACTTCTACAGTTATCAAGGAAACTGCACTTATGTATTAATGGAGGAAATCAGGCCTAAATTTCATTTGGCGATCTACATCGACAGTGTCTACTGTGACCCTGTTGAGCGTGTATCCTGTCCCAGATCTATAATTGTGTCTTACAACAAACTAGTCATAACACTCACAAATCACAATCTCATAGGAGGTGCAGACCTAGAG GTTTTTGAAAACAACGTAAAGATACCACTACCACATGCACGTAATGGAGTGAGAATTGTAAGCTCAGGTCTAGACTTGATCCTGAGTATTCCACTGCTGGGTGTTAATATAACATTTGGAGCCACTGGTTTTGGCGTTAATCTGCCATTCCAGCTTTTTGGAAACAACACACAAGGTCACTGTG GAACATGCAACAACAACAAGGCTGATGATTGCATGATCCCTGGAGGGATCTTGGTGGACGACTGTGCAGTGATGGCAGATTACTGGCCAGCCAGTGGTGTGAATGGTGATATTTGCACTCCACCTACTGCATTACCTCCTGTTGGGGGTGACAAACCTACATCTAAGCCATGCCCAGTTAATCCTGACTGCAATCTCCTCAAAAGCGA GGTGTTCGAAGCATGCCATTCCCATATGTCCCCCGATAACTTCTTTACAGCATGTGAATATGACAGTTGTCATATGAGCAACCCTGCCGTGGTGTGTACCAGTCTGCAGACTTACGCAAGGTCTTGCTCTCAATTAGGGATTTGCATACACTGGAGGAACTACACTAACCTTTGCA ATATTGAATGTCCAGAAGATAAAGTCTTCAATCCTTGTGGTCCAGCTGAGCCACAAACCTGTGCTGATAT ACCTGGACAGAACACAATTAAAGTGCCCACAGAGGGCTGCTTCTGTCCCGATGGCTCATTGCTCTTTAACAAGGAGTCAGGAGTCTGTGTGAACAAATGCG gatGCCTGGATGCCTCTGGAACACCACGTGAG TTTGATGAAGTTTTTGAGTACAACTGTGAGGAGTGTATCTGTGAGAAGGCCAGCAAATCTATAAACTGTAAGCCCAAGAAGTGTGCTGATGTGAACCCCGCGAGCTGCTCTGAGCCTGGCTTTGTGCTGGTCAATGTCACTGATCCTTCAGACCCATGCTGCAGCAAACAAGTTTGCA ATTGTGATGTCAACATGTGCCCACCTATGGATACAAAGTGTGCAGTCGGGTATGCACCAGTCTTGGAAGTGCCTGATGGAAAATGCTGTCCAGTAATCAGATGCG AGCCAAAAAAAGTGTGCGTCCACAAAAATGTGGAATATCAG CCTGGTACAGACATCCCCGTTGTTGACTGCCAGGAATGCAGCTGTACATGGGACGTGGATCCTAAAACGCAGTTCTTCAAGATCAATTGTGGATTTGTGCAGTGCAATGAAAAATGTGATCCT GGTTATGAATATCTTGATACGAACCCTGACGACTGCTGTGGAAAGTGTGTGCAAACTCACTGCATTGTCAGTATTAATGGCGTCGATCATATACTGAAG GAAGGAGAGACTTTGCCCTCGACAAATCAGGGCTGTGATAGAATCACATGTACTAAAGTTAATGGACAATTCATCACCAACAAACACACAGTCCAGTGTCCTCCTTTCAACATTACCAACTGCCAGCCT GGCACCGTCCAGCTGTCATCTGATGGCTGCTGCAAAgttt GTTCGGACCAAATTAAGGGATGTCAGGTACAGACCGTTCTCGATTACATAAATCACAATGACTGTCAGTCAGAGAAGAAAATGGACCTGACATTTTGTGGTGGAGACTGTGCTAGTTTTAGCAG GTACACTGAACCTGGATTGTCCGCTTGTACCTGTTGCCAGGCCACTCGCTCAAGTAATCGCACAGTGAATCTTGGTTGCATAAACGGAGACACAGTGGCCTACATGTACATCCATGTTGAGGAGTGTGCCTGTAGAAGAACTAACTGTCATAGACCAGGAGTGGGCCACATACTCATTGAAGACAGTCAAAGAAAACGCAGCTTAGGACTTCCATGA